DNA from Hippoglossus hippoglossus isolate fHipHip1 chromosome 13, fHipHip1.pri, whole genome shotgun sequence:
GAGATACACAAATGCAGCATACACACCTTAAAACTCTGCCCCTCATGTGTTGTATAGGCTGGCATGAATAGGCCGTGATGTGTTTTGCAGACTGACATGGGTGTGTTCAATTTCTAATTAAgttcaaagaaataaacatcaataGTGATGAAATATcttgtttcatattgtttttttccaacccattttccttttttttattacattttatcacaaaaaaacaaatagtggCTTATAGTCATAAATGTGATCAAACAGGGGTAGATGGCAAATATTAACCATATATGCTTTCTGCATTGCTTGGAGCTCAACCCCAtttctgaagatgtctcccacagcatccccatatatcttcctctacttgcgtcacccattctaacagcacatccatgaatggctagaattgctgtcactctctatgttacatggaggtgttcgcatcctattggatagttaagcctaaagtatctattcctaaatcacatggtgtccttacgtcttgccactggtgaaatacgcaaaagagttaaagttggtgtCTCTGTCTGAAGCATCTGAGTTAAATGtgaaagtccatgagcgtagacactacaatgtactgctagttggccctttatctataccctgaccttgggtactgcgaggagagagaagggagtatgtgtggaatgGGACAGGCTCTATTCTCCTAATGATGTACAGATTGTACAGGCAGGTGTACTTCCTCAACAAGTTAGAGCAGGGAAAGATCTTAGTGCAGATTATTCAGTGGAAAATAGTCAAGTCAGTATAAACACCTCAAGTCAGTATAATTAgtccagttttattttcaattacgATAAATGAAGTATTTAGTAAGGTAGACGGGTCAATTGGGATGTCACTATTTGCAGATGATGGAGTTGTGTGGAAAAGAAATGAAGTTTTAGATTTTCAGTggataaaaataaagtattgtTTTCTACCTATAACAAAATTGTTGAAACATTTAAGTTGTATGGAGAAAAATTTGAAAGCGTGGCGTGTATCAAGTGGTTTGATAAGAGGCTTATATGGAACATTCATATCAGAAAAATtgaagagaaatgtaaaaaggtCCTAAACATTATCAGGTGTTTGTGGGGCAGTGGGGAGCAAATAGGAGTGCTCTGAAaagtatttatattgcactAGTCAGATCAGCTCTTGATTATGGATGTGTCTAGTATGAGTCAGCAGCTAAGACCTTGTAAGAAAACGTTGGACACTATTCAGGCTCTGAGGTTATGTTGAGGGGCCATGAAGACCACTCCAGTGTCAGCCTACAGGTGGAAATGGGAGAAACTCTTCTTGTACTGAGAAGATCAGAACTTACATTAACATACTGGGCAGACTTGAGGGGACATAACAATATTCATCCAGTTAAGAGCATACGGGAActatcaatcaaattttatttgtatagcctataTAGACAAATCACAaattgtctcatagggctttaacaaggtgtgacatcctctgcccttaacccttaacaagagtaaggaaaaactactaaaaacccttttaacagggtaaaaagaaggtagaaacctcagagagagccacatgtgagggatccctctcccaggacggacagaagtgcaatagatgccacgtgtaaaggagaacatcaagataaaggttttagcagcattgataagggtaaacattttgaagtataactgaaggtcagtgaattggtggattaatgtaaTTAATGGTCAATGGTCACTATGTCAGGAAAAGGAGTGAAGGaaagagtgagaaagaaaaaccaagTAAAGTAATGATTAGTTCAGATTCCAGCAGTGCCCTTGAAGGCATAAAAAATAGTCACTTAGACACAAGACATGATATTAGAGATAGCACATACTGTATTAGTAATAAAGAGAATTGGGATGAAATCAAGTTTGTATGGCTTTCCGCACACATCTGGGAGGAAGGAAACTATCTGGCTGATAAATACGCAAAAGGAGCAACAAGGAAAAGAACTGTAGATATGGCCGTAAATTATAGCAAGGCTGAGATCAAACATATCATTAAATCAGGACTTAAAAAGAGATGGCAGGAGGAATGGGACAGAGGAATTAAGGGCAGATACTTTCATAGTATTAAAAAGAAAGTGGGTGAAATGAGATACAAAGGAAGAGGTGATAGTACCAAGAATGAGATTTGGTCCCACAGGTCTAAACAGCCGCCTGAAGATAATGAACAGGCAGGACAAAGGCAGATGTGACAATTGTAATCAGCAGGAAACAGTGGAGCATATATTTTGAGTCTGTCCACAACACCATCGACAGAGTCACTTAAAACTCACTCCAAAGAAACCATTTAACATCAAGTCTGAGAGAAACACTACAGAGGGACGCAGGTGATATTCAGGTTTCTAAAAAACACAGGACTCCATAACAGAATTGAAGTAAATAGCCATTCTGACTCACACTCCTTCCCAGACGGTGGCGCTAATGCACCGATAGGTTATTATTAAGCaccaggagaagaagaagacagccGCAGGAGGTGTTCTGACCGGTTAGGACAGAGAGCACGTCCTTCACTGCACCGCTACAGGAAGTTCAAACTCACAGTTTGTTAGGTGGCGACTGAACCGCTCTGCCATCGACCAGCTGCCCTGGCTCTGAAAGCAGATGTAGCAGGCTTGTGTTGATTGGCGATcagatctatctatctacgcCTGAAGGGATGATGCTGATGCTATTTAGCTACATTCAGTCATATAGAATCTGGTGGAGCAGCATGTCCGCCCTTTCAGCCTAAGTGAGTACATTTTAAAGCCTCGATTACAAAGTAGTTTGTCTCTTTTCCATGAATCGGCCTCACGTGTCTGTTCTCCACGTGTCTGTCCACCCAACTCCTCTGTGTAAGCTCCTAATTAACGAATACACATCAAACCCTATCTCTCCACAGGCTCCATCAGTCATCTCTCATTGATGTCAGTCGGACTCTTTGAGCCTGGAAGGCCCCCAGCCGTATCACTGCACGTTATGTAACATTACACACGAGCTAGTCCCCAATGCTCATAAGAGTAGTTCACATTCGGATATGATTTGGATTGTGATATCAAAGACAGAATGGACCATGACACTGTGAAGTTCTTGCACAAGTACACATGGACTTTCTAAAGGAACAGAGATGATACCTTTTATTAGGtagatgttttaatattttaaaaacactgtcatGCCTTTATGAATGTTTATTCACATAACTTTATAGTGGTTGCAGAAAGCTTAAAGACACTGAGCATTGCACAAGTGGATCTTTAACCCAAATTAAATTCTACTGTCATTCATGCTGAACAGAAGATTAATTGTTTAATAAAAACGAACCTGCTACTACTAGTAAAGTTATTATTAAGGTAATCAATTATtttaagagaaatgtgtttatgcAACTATGAATAGATCACATTCATGTATGTAAAATAAGTTACTTTGTTACTTACTTTTTAGAAAACCCAACGTATACACATTGTGAAATTCCAAAAAGTAAATGGTGCCTATCTGTTTGACATGCTCAGGTTTGTGGCACAAAGCCTTCCGACTTATCACTATATAAATAACCAAAATGAAGTGATAGGAAAAAGACTACCTTGTCGTACATGATGCTAAGCAATGGTTACACTCCCAAATAACCATGTATTTAGCTGTGGAGGGGGCTGGGAGGGCACCTTCACCTggaccagaggatcaatcaggTGAGAGCTGGCTGATCCTCAGGGTTAAAAGGCAGCAGTGGAGctgccagagagagaaacacagagacacacaacagttgtgtctctgtgtgtgggagaccccgtggcatggtcaactgccacagCTGTGTCTTATTCATTTagaatgttattttaaaatgtatcccAGACTGTTATTTAAATTGCAGGCAGAAATCCCAATAAGGATCATTGCTACTGTGAGGCAGTGTTGAATTCACATGGTCACATTACTTATGTAGGAAAACAAAACGGGAAACAGCTTCCTACACCAACCTTATATTATGCTTAATGTAACTGTTCTCTTAACATTTTTATGACTAGCACAACCCATGGTATGTttaaatgtatatgtttatacTGCTGTTTTTTAGATTTAAGATTTTAGATTGTTAtcatttgtgttattacatGTTAGCTAAAAGTGTACAGTGTATCCAGCAGACGTCAAAATCAAATAGgagtcatgtttgtgtttgtgtcaaatgTGTCCAGTGGTCCATTAAGTCCtgtagagacaaacagacacaacagaaataaaaactgaacgCTGTGAGTTctagggctgtcactttttctAAAAATCAGGTTCGGATGAATTTGACATGGTGCATAATTCATTCAAATATATTCCAAAGCTAACAGGTGAGCCCACAGAAAGCATGGTACAAAGTCGACAAACAGCCCCACCTATGTTTGTTACTTTGAAATCTGTACTCAAAATACTACCACGTGCTGCTTCTCAGATGCTTTCTTGTAATGACTGTCTGCTCAGCATGGCTTTGCTTAGTGACGTCCTCTATTTTCAACGCAAACATGGTAACATTCCTGGCTTACTTAAATGATAAAGGGCAGGCAATAGGTCAAGCTGATAGTGTGGCATTATGAAATAAAGGTAccgtgaaataaataaatgtcttttgaaaaacaattttgaaataagtaattgtatttatttaagtaaatggattcagttatatatttatcttatgctatatttatatatttattgccatatattttttatttcaaggttTATTTCATagccttatttatttatttacctacctatttatttatttaaacattaaactgatATTTACATAAACAGTTGACCCCCAAGGAGGAAGGAATGGCACCTGCAGGGGGAGCATTGTTGATCCAGACACCAGTGCAGCTCTATCGATATCTCCTCAGATGTTGCAGACAGTTGCCGACCACAGTGATGCAGCACCACTACAAACACGCCATAAGACAGGTGAGCAAGCTAAATGTTTTCCTTGTGATCTTGTACAATGTAACATGTAGACTTTTGCACAGAGACAAGTCATTTCCAAACCGTCAAACAAGACTGAACTGCTAATTATACATATTGATATCTAATATCTTCCTCCAGTCAGTAACATGATGGACCAGTGAAAGATCCTTGGTTTGAATGTGACTAGGCCTTTCTGTGCAGAGGTTACAGATGTTGTCTGTGTTAACATCCTGCTTCAGTATCTGATGACACAAAGACCTGTGTTTCGCACACTTCATCCTTGACGAAGAGTCATTTCTGATATCAAGCAAAGATTAACAGATTATTTTCAGGTAGCTGTCATAGATTCTCATGGACATTTCATTTACAGTATAAGCTACCAATAATTGTGTAATTGTGGGTTCTGCTCAACTAGACAGTAGGTCACGTGTATCACAACTTGGGTGTCATTTTTGTGGTGTTGTTTTGTAACCGCTACCTGCCATACGTTATCAGGACAGTGCACCCTCTAAAGTCACTGCTGGGATCCACACTACTTCAGGAAGGTTTGCACAGCTGCtgccaacacagacacacactaagaGCAGTGCATCGAAACTGTGAAGGATGTTTATAACACACACTTGAAGGCAGGTGATCTCCTGCTTCTCCAGTGTTTCCAAAggcattttcagacatgaactccagagaatgtctacacaatgtttttacatttgttgctTGTTAGAAACATAATCAACATGCCCACTTACTCGCTATGAACTCTGTGAGCCCATTCGGACATTCTCAAAGATTTAACTTGTGGGCTGGCCAGAGAAAGTCTtgaggctctcactctgacatttgcgtttcCGCACACAGCCCCTCCgaagaatgtcaggagattatccagagttcagtccttgtctgaaagcagctcaagttTCCAGAGGCAGGACAGTGAACCTCTCTGTGCTCCTGATGCtgtgtcatcagtgtgtgaagGAGACATTTTGAGTGGTCAACAGacttgaaaggtgctatataacTTATGTTCACTTACCATAAATGTCAATAACCACATCTCAGCAAACAACTTTgattgtattattactattatgtAAAATTGAAACAAGATAATCTAATAATTGAGGCTGAAACTACAGATTATGAATTCTTCTGGTGTAGAGCTTATGCACTTTTCATCAATTATTGTCTTTAGTGATATGAAATGTTTGTAGCAAACACTAAATCTTTATGTTGTTactaattgatttaatttgaagcCTTTGGCcctatttaatatttaaaagtaGTTTGTCATTTGTATCTTCTACATTCATAAATACATGTTCAGCACTTATATAAATTATCATATATACATGACTTAAATGTTTGATTATATGCAGAGCCATAAATAGATAAAGTTGGGCTGAGTTCATCTTTAGAGCATATTTCTCTAAAGACATCAATGAAAATGGAAACGGAAAAATTGATACTCAATTATATCTATCTGTAGCGCCAGACGACTATGATGCTCCAAACCAAGTTATAAATTGCCTCTCAAGCTTGGAAAAATGGATGAGCAACAATTTTCTCAAATTAAACAAAGATTAATTAAACACAGAAATTCTTGTAATTGGTAGTGATGATCAGAGACAAAACATTATCAGCAAACTTTGAAGTCTGGCGcatcacaacaaatcaaaagtaAAGAACCTGGGTGTTACACTTGACTCAGAACTAGATTTtaattcacacataaacaatgtcACAAAGATTTCCTTTTATCGTTTATCAAAAGGGTGACTCATGCTTTTATACTTTCTCGCCTGGACTACTGTAAATGCACTATGTTCAGGATTACCGAAATAATCCATTGATCGACTACAACTTGTACAAAATTCAGCAGCCAGGGTTTTAACGAGAAATaggaaaagagatcacattAGTCTGGTTTTAGCGtctttacactggcttccagtatcactgaggtttggttttaaaatgattttacttAAGTCTCTTACACCCTCATACATCTCTGACTGTTTATTGGAATATGTTCCAAACCGTTCCCTCAGGTCATCTACTGGCTTGGCTTGCTCAATATCCCCAAAACAAACTATAACAAGTTTGGGGAAGCAGCTTTCTCTTGCTATGCACCAAAGgtttggaacaaactcccaccacacatcagacaagcttCTTCCgttgatagttttaagaaacaactcCAGACCTATTTGTACGATCTTgctttaaattcattttatctgttttatttttattctttcaatttttttctttctttgttttattgctaacaTGTTCTTATTGAtctcttatttcatgtctttgcttttattgatttaaacCACTTTGAGCtacattttatgtttgaaaggtgctgtataaataaatgtattattattattattatacttaaCTGCAAAGTCAATGGGAAGAACATTCGACTTTGTtgcctttgttttatttgaacactCTACCCTCAGCGCGGTTTGTTAAtcatgtgctgctgtgtgtttgcaggtatCAGAAATTTGCTGTAATTTGTCTAATTGCTTTGTTATGAATTAATATGATGTCTCAGGTCTGTGTCTGAGTCATGAAACAAGATGTGAATTAGTCTGGTGCTGTCAGGTCTGAGTTAGCTTCATGAAACaattctgttttattcaatTCAGGCTTTTCACTAGGAACCCTGCTTTTCTGAGACTCCGTCATGAAGCACCTCACTGATGCTTTACTTTCTGTTCCCAGGGTTACAAGAGTCACTCGGATGAAGATGACCCAGAGCGGATCCAAATGATAATCCACAGAGCAGTAGCAGATGCTCAGTGGATTCTTGATAAAGTAAGGATGATATTAATATCACTAGTTGTTTGTATATTATCTTCCTtcacaaataatacaataatgaaTTATCTTTTGAATTAACAGTATACTAAGAAGAAGTGAGGCTCATGAGAAGAGAGGGTGTCCACTGCACTGCTGCACCTGACATGGTTGTAGGTCTCAAATCAGGGGCTGTATTCATGTTAAATGGACTCATGTAGCTGGCCACTGAAAGAGCTTTAACTtggtcacattcacacattcggggtttagggttcagtgtcttgcccaaggacacctcaACATGTGGAATTGAGGAGGTGGGACTTGAACCTCTGACCCTCTAATGCTGagttgaataaaatatttaaaagtgtaaatacagtagttagaataaaatgtgttgacaatgtacagtttgtcttttttaataaagGAATGATTATAGCGCAGTAGTCTTATTTATTATGTCTGATCAGATGTCTACAGTGACTAACCTTAATTTCTGAGATGACTGCTCTGAAAATCAGCAAATCATTCCAACTGTAGAAAGTTTTGATGGAAAACGAAAGCCATGCAGAGATTTAGATTGATATAAAACTAAATAGCTATGGATGGACGATTCACCTTCAATAGCAAGTAGGCCAAAAAACTCACAGGGGGTTCCTGGGCCTCATCaactgggagagggatccctcacatgtggctctctctgaggtgtctaccttctttttaccctgttaaaagggtttcatagtttttttagtagtttttccttactctggttgagggttaagggcagaggatgtcacaccctgttaaagccctatgagacaaattgtgatttgtgaatatgggctatacaaataaaatttgattgattgatcaactgtttatattatttatatttacttatgTTTTCCAAAATCAGATGCAGAGGACTTAATTTTCACGTGACAGTTGACAGGTTCACTGAGATAAAGATATGACCTGACAGGTCAGACTGTGGCTACTTTCTTACAAATCTCAAGCAGTTCATGGAAATGATGTTCAAACAGTGTGTTAAAAATCTACAGTAGATTTCCATGCAAAAATAGATATTGTTAATAACTGCTCTCCActctgaaatacattttaatttaggtCCATGATTTGTACTTACTTGTTGAGAGCATAGGAACAACTGAGCAGAGTTTAAATATATGGATATGCCTGTCAGGCAGCTTTACAGCAACACATGGAACTTTTTGTGCAATTGACAGTATTTATTCAAGTATATCCATTAGTCCTACAATGAATAAAAGACAATATTACACATggcagaaagaagaggaggatctATTCGTCATGTTTTGTACCCACAGACTGGTTCTACCagaagaatgaaataaaaacgaAAATAACACAGATGATCAAATGAGGATGTTTTTCCATCGTTTAAAACAATTGTGTATTTACAATTCATGCACATGCAGTATTTGGATTGATacaaaaagtaataaaactaaatatttaggGTAATTCTTcagtataaatattataaataatagtTCTTAATATAAATGGCTTCATCTTTAATGTTGGTCTGAGATGTAGAGATATTTGGTGTGAAAAAAGCTTAATGTTAAGTGTATTCAAGCTTACACCACCGGAAATCCTCAGCTGTTGACCAGGGTAAGAACCACTACAATTAATTTAACCACACAGGCAGAGATAGGGTGTAAAGAAAAGGTATTGGTGTTTTAGGATAAAGGTGGAGCTTAGGGGTTGCCTCAGAAGAAGGGAGGTGCAGCAGAGTAGTTCTGAGGTCAGTATCACCCAGAGAAAAGGACAGGCACTGGGGTCACACACCTTCTGCTCTCTCGGGCCCTgctcacacctggtattaaaatctGTCCtgaatgtgagagagagaatattgTGCAGCTGTAAAGAAATACTTTactaatttaagaaaagtatcagtcattatgtggtggtcagtgttaatattgtgaTGGTAGTCTGAAACAAATCTTAGTGACACTGAGAAGCGTATAAATATGTTTGCGTCGATTTGAAACTGTAGTGGGAGAGACGACATCAGCAGAGGAGAACGCATTTGGAATTTGGAAATGTGCGTGCGTCCAAGACCACGTCTgatgtggtttgagtgatcagatctcagcGTTAAGACCTGTACTTagcgctgaccacttgtgattggatcactcaagGCGAATggtaataccaggtctgaacaaggTCTCAGTCACATCGTCACTTCTGCAGAATAAACTGGTCAATGAACTCGTTCTGCTCCGACTCCACCTTGGACAAGGCTTCATACTCGATACGATACCTGagacaagcaaacaaaacaaacaaccaaattaatgcaataaagaaaaacacatcacacacagtcatgtgaCTACAAATTCTGTGTAGAGTAGAAATCATGATAAGACTTATCAGGAAAATAATCAGCCATTTTAAAATTTTACACTTAAACTTACTGTTGAAAACACACCTATATCAATATGAGGCTGACTGCTATTTCGCTGACTCACATGAAGGAAAGTGACTCCGTTTTCAGCGATTTACTGTTCCAACCTAATTTTACACACCTCAAACTGTTCTGGAAAGCAGCCCATTGTATTGACTGCTGAGTGGCTCTATGATATTGGAtgccctgttttttttaaataatatatccTGCTGATGAATGTTAAATGCATGCTTACATTCTATACAACCCCAACTCAGAAAAAGTTGGGACGGTatggaaaatgcaaaaaaaaaacagcagtgatttctacattttatttgacttgtatttCATTGCAGACAGTATGAACAAAcgatattttatg
Protein-coding regions in this window:
- the lyrm9 gene encoding LYR motif-containing protein 9, with protein sequence MAPAGGALLIQTPVQLYRYLLRCCRQLPTTVMQHHYKHAIRQGYKSHSDEDDPERIQMIIHRAVADAQWILDKYTKKK